In a genomic window of Mus pahari chromosome 8, PAHARI_EIJ_v1.1, whole genome shotgun sequence:
- the Rnase12 gene encoding probable inactive ribonuclease-like protein 12, with protein MVLMVIVFLLLLFWENELTEDIVLTSIEQLHVDYPQNAAPLRYCNYMILQRVIREPDHTCKKVHVFIHERPQKINRICTSSKKMSCPNDSDLFCFQSETKFRMTVCQLIGGTTYPACRYQISSVEGFVLVTCDDLGPVDLQGYVE; from the coding sequence ATGGTCCTAATGGTGATtgttttcttgctgcttctgttctGGGAGAATGAGCTGACCGAGGATATTGTGCTGACGTCCATAGAACAATTGCATGTGGACTATCCTCAGAATGCTGCTCCTCTGAGGTACTGCAACTACATGATTCTCCAGAGAGTCATCAGGGAACCTGACCACACGTGCAAGAAGGTGCATGTCTTCATCCACGAGAGGCCTCAGAAGATCAACAGAATTtgcacttcctccaagaagatGTCGTGCCCAAATGATTCTGACCTTTTCTGCTTCCAGAGTGAGACAAAATTCAGGATGACAGTTTGTCAGCTCATTGGTGGCACCACATATCCTGCCTGCAGGTACCAAATTTCCTCCGTAGAAGGGTTTGTACTTGTGACTTGTGATGACTTAGGGCCAGTTGATCTCCAGGGATATGTGGAATAA